The genomic interval GTTACAAACGCTTTATTTGGGTGGGCTGTGTGCTATTCCTTCTGGCACATACGAGTGTTCACGCTTTAATTCTCACTATAGCCATAGGCGTCGCACTCTGCTGCGAATACGTTTGCCACTGCTGCCGTCTCAACCCATTTATCCAAGAGGGCGAGACGACTGCAGATAAACGAGCCGTCTGGATCGGGTTCGTTCTCATAGGGATCGGTATCACAACATCGGTTTTGCAACTCAATCCACCACCCGATACAGGGTTCGCTGTGGAATGGAAGTTTGCCTATGAATCGGAAGAGTTCAGCAAAGTTATCCACCTCATTTCTCGGGCATTTCTTCCCATTCCCGAATTCTCGCTTAATTTTTGGAACAAGCACCAATTAGAAACCTACATGCTCTTCCAATCCATTCAAATCCCGCTCTGTTGCCTTCTGATGCTTTGCGGCGTGCTATTATTCCTCAAGCGTCCGACTGCCCTTCTGATATATCTCGTAGCGATGTTTGGACTTTTAGTATTTTTCTATATCAAGTATTACGGTAGCATGCGGCACCACGGATTTCTATTTATCACACTCCTAATGACGGGTTGGATTCATAAAGACTGCTCTGAGATAGATCTTCGATCCAAAATTCTCAACGAATTACCGCAACGGCTGTTTTCTGTGTTTTTCACCTTCATCTTTATCTGTCATTTCATCGGGGGTATAACCGCCACTGTATTGGAGCACCGACACGTCTTCTCTTACGGGAAACATGTCGCTGAATATATTAGCGCAAACGACATGCAAGATATGCAGATGGTCGGCGAGATAGATTATGCTGCCAGCACTATCGTCGGATACCTCAAAAAAGATGAAATTCATTACGTACACGGCAATCGTCCAGGCTCTTTTGTCAGATGGGACAACGTCCGCATGCCCGATGTCGATATTCCGGATCTCCAAGTCATTGAGGTGGCTAACGCCCTGCGGCCCCAAACATCTCAGGATATTCTCATTATCATGAACCGTCCTCTGGAACCGGAATTGATTGCACAGCATAACCTTAATCTCCTAACTGAATTCATAGGTTCAATCGTTGATGACGAAGGCTTCTATCTCTATTTAATGCCAGCACCGTGATAAGGCCCTTCTGGCAGGAGCAACCTCCGAATCCTGACGCTTATCGTAAAGCCACAATTGCATGTGCGCCTACTGATCCGTGCGGTTAGGTGAAAGGCCCTACCGGGGAAAGGATGCTGTCTTGGGCTTATTGAAAATTGAATGCTCTGATAAGCAAAACTTTTTGCTTGACAGAATCTGCAAGAAGTGCTACCATAATTGAATGTTGTTTTCGTCGGAGATACACTAAACACGGAGAGCGTCCTAACACATGCCGAAACGTAAAAGAAAGCCCAGGAACGCCGATGCTTCGGACGTGAATGGAGAAGATAACTTAGTCCTGCGTGAGACAGCCCCCTTGCAACTGCGCTACTACGGCGACCCAGTTCTTCGCAAAAGAGCCGAACCGGTTGCAGAGATCACAGAAGCAGAACTCCAGTTCGCTGAACAGATGTTCGTGACGCTCGAGGCTATAGGTAACGGCATTGGACTTGCTGCAACGCAAGTCGGTGTTTTGAAGCGGATCATCATCATTAATATCGGTGAAGTTGACGACGAAGTATATGAACCGCTGGTGCTGTTTAACCCCGAAATTCTCAGTGCTGAGGGAGAAATTGTTATCGAGGAAGGATGTCTCAGTATCCCCGATGTGACGGCTGATGTGAAACGTCCAGAACGAATCGTCGTTGAGGGAATTAATGCCCAGCGTGAATCCATCCGTATTGAAACTGATGGCTTATTCGCACGCGTTTTGCTACACGAAATAGATCACCTCAACGGGGTCCTTTTTATTGACCGGATTAGTGGATTAAAGCGTCGTCTGCTGAGTGACGAATTGCTGAGACTGCAACAGGCGCAGCGACCTTTTTAAGCGACCTTTTTAAAAGTAGTAGGTACACGCCGGATGGGCGTGCCTACTGTTACATGTTGAGCAGTTTATGTCAAAACAGAAACTTGAACCTATTCTACAAACAAAACTGGACCGCCTCTATACGTGCTTGCGGACGTATGAGAAGGTCATCGTCGCATTTTCTGGTGGCGTTGACAGCACATTTCTGGCAGAGGCAGCACAACACGCACTCGGTGATAATGCGCTTGCCGTTACTGCCATTTCGGACTCCTATCCGATCCGAGAAATGCGAGCCGCGCAAGACATTGCTAAGCAGATTGGGATCCGTTTTGAAACCGTTCACACGCAAGAATTAGATCTGGAGGGCTACGCCAGCAATCCGACGAACCGGTGCTTTTTCTGTAAGACCGAGCTGTTCGATAAATTACGTCCCATCGCCGAAAAATATGACGTGGGAACGATTGTTTACGGCGCAATTCCAGACGATGTCGGTGACCATCGCCCAGGGATGGATGCTGCGAAACAGATGGGTATCCAAGCCCCCTTGATCGATGTGGATCTGACGAAAGCAGAGATTCGCCAGATTTCAAAGGT from Candidatus Poribacteria bacterium carries:
- the def gene encoding peptide deformylase produces the protein MPKRKRKPRNADASDVNGEDNLVLRETAPLQLRYYGDPVLRKRAEPVAEITEAELQFAEQMFVTLEAIGNGIGLAATQVGVLKRIIIINIGEVDDEVYEPLVLFNPEILSAEGEIVIEEGCLSIPDVTADVKRPERIVVEGINAQRESIRIETDGLFARVLLHEIDHLNGVLFIDRISGLKRRLLSDELLRLQQAQRPF
- the larE gene encoding ATP-dependent sacrificial sulfur transferase LarE encodes the protein MSKQKLEPILQTKLDRLYTCLRTYEKVIVAFSGGVDSTFLAEAAQHALGDNALAVTAISDSYPIREMRAAQDIAKQIGIRFETVHTQELDLEGYASNPTNRCFFCKTELFDKLRPIAEKYDVGTIVYGAIPDDVGDHRPGMDAAKQMGIQAPLIDVDLTKAEIRQISKVWNLPTWDKPAFACLSSRFPYGMRITRELLRQVDAAEQFLYDLGIRQFRVRHHGDLARIELEAEEIARMLSKTVRRDISTHFKTLGYTHVALDLQGYRSGSLNEGVTTS